Part of the Stackebrandtia endophytica genome is shown below.
TTGAGTGCGGTGGCAGCCGGGTCACAGCGGCGCTGGGAACGGCGTTCCGGCGATCCGGACCTATTGACAATCCGTTGTGGACTGGCCCGGCTTCCGTTGTCGCGAACGCTCACTCTGAAGTTGGATGAGAACAATCCGCTCACCAGCTACGACCCGGTGTGCCAGTCCGGCGCGGAGGAGCTGGTGCAGCGGTACGTCCGGATCGGCGGTCAGCCACTGACGGTTCCGTTGGCGCGGTGCAGCCGGGTATCCATTGTGGGTGAGTTCGCCGACGCCCGGCATCTGTTGCGCGGCATGCTGGCGCAGTTGGTGACACTGGTCAGCCCCGACGACTGCGGAGTGGCGGTGGTCCGTCACCCGCGGCTGACCCACGAGTGGCATTGGACCACCTTCCTCCCCCACGCGTTGAGCGACCGGAACGGCAACACCGGACTGCCCGACCCGTTGATCTGCGACAACACCGACCGGTTGACCGAGTACCTGGCCGCCGATCTGGCGACCCGACAGGCGGACTGGCGGCGGCGCCGGGGCGGACCTCCCGGCCCGGGAACCAAGCACCTGGTCGTCGTCATCGACGGTGAGCATCAGGTGTCGCTGCCCCATCTCATCGACGGCAAGATTCCGCCGACCGAGCTCGGCATCCACATCGTGACCCTCGTGGACAGACCAGAGTCCGAACCGGAGTCCGTCGACGTCCGCTTGACCATCGCCGGCGACGGAACGGTGACCCTGACCCGTCCGAACCGGGCGGTGGCGGCCGGAGCCGATCCCGGTGACATCACCGGGCAGGCCGACGGCATGAGCCTGCCGACGATCGCGGGCATCGCACGGGCACTGTCTCCCTATCGGTTGGCGGAGACCGACTCCGGTGAGGCGCTGCACTCCGTCCACGGCCTCGCCGAGATCATCGGGGTCAGCGACCCGGCCACTTTTGATCCCTATCGGACATGGAACCGCAGCGACAACCAGGTCCTCCGGGTACCGTTCGCGGTCTCGGCCGACGGCGACCCGGTCGAGTTGGACCTCAAGGAATCCGCGCTGGGCGGCATGGGCCCGCACGGGTTGATCATCGGCGCCACCGGTTCGGGTAAATCGGAGGCACTGCGCACCCTCGTGGCCGCCCTGGCCACCCGCCACGCACCGGAACAGTTGGCCCTGCTGACCGTCGACTTCAAGGGTGGCGCCACCTTCGCGCACTGCGACGCCCTACCGCACAACGCGGGCAGTATCACCAACCTCGCCGACGACCTCGGGCTGGTCGACCGATTCCGGGAGGCGCTGTTCGGCGAGATGGTGCGCCGACAGCAGTTCCTCAAGGACGTCGGCAACCTGCCGAACCTGCACACCTACCAACGGTTGCGGCAGCAGCGCCCCGAGCTGCCGCCGATGCCGCATCTGCTCGTCATCATCGACGAGTTCTCCGAACTGTTGACCGCCAAGCCTGACTTCTCGGAACTGTTCCTCGCCGTCGGCCGCATTGGACGGTCCATCGGGGTGCATCTGTTGTTGGCGACGCAACGCCTTGAGGCCGGTCACCTCCGGGGCCTGGAGTCGCACCTGTCGTATCGCATCGGGCTGCGAACCTTCTCCGAGGCCGAGAGCCGGGAGGCCATCGGGGTGCCCGACGCCTACCGGCTGCCGCCGGAGCCCGGTTCGGGCTATCTCAAGGTCGACACCTCGGTCTTCACTCGCTTCAAGGCCGCAATGGTGTCCGATGTATACATCCCCCCGGCGAAGGCCACCGACGACCGGTTGCCGGTCCTGGATTGGCCGCCACCGTCGGTGAGCATCGAGGACATCGAAGCCCTGTTGAAACGCGCCGGAGAGCCGGAGTCCGACGGCACCGGGGAAAAAACCGTCCTGGAGGTGCTGGTCGACCGGATCGCCGCGGTGGGAGCCGAACCGGTACGGCCCGTCTGGCTGCCACCGCTGCCCGCCGAGTTGCCGCTGGACGCGGTACCCGGCGGCATGGACGAGGGCGAGGGGGTCTCGGCGATCCTGGGACTGCGCGACGACCCGCGGGAGCAGTTGCAGGAACCGCTGGAGTGGGACATGACCGGGTCGCAGGGCAACCTGCTGATCTACGGTGCCCCCGCCACTGGGAAGTCCACACTGGTGCGAACCCTGGTATCCAGCCTCGCACTGCGGTATCCGCCCGGACAGATCTCCTGTGTCTGCATCGACTACGGCGGCGGCGCCCTAGCCGGCCTGTCGGCCCTGCCGCACGTCGCGGCGGTCGCCAACCGGTCCAACCCCGAACTGGTGCGCCGGGTACTGGCCGACATCAAACGCCAACTGGACCAGCGCGAAGCCCTCATGACCCGACTCGGCCTCGACTCCGCCGCGCGACTTCGCCGGGCCCGCGCCGAAGGCAAGGTCCCCGGTGACGTACCCGCCGACGTCGTCCTGGTCATCGACGGCTGGGCCGCCATGCGGGAGAACGACCTGGAACTGGACGAGCAACTGCGTGAGATCGCCGGTCGTGGCCCCGCGCTGGGTGTCCACACCGTCCTGACCGCGGTCAACCAGCAGCAGGTGCGGTCTCGGCTGTCGGTGGCCTTCGGCGGCGTCATCGAGTTGCGGTTGACCGACCCGTTCGACTCCACCATCGACCGGAAACTCTCCGACGCGATGCCGAAGGAGACGCCCGGCAGAGTGCTGTGCATCGACGAGCGGTACGGCCACATAGCGCTGCCCCGCATCGACGGTCGCCTCGGTACCGACGACCTCACGACCGCCGGAACCCACCTCACCGAGGTCGTCGCGAAGCGGTGGCCGATCTCGCCGGTGGCCCGCGTCGAGACCCTGCCGTCGTTGGCACCGCTGTCCGACATGCTCTCGGAGTGGCCCGGCGGCGATGTCGCCGACACCCACGCGATGCGACCGATCCTGGGCTTGACCGAACGCGACCTCGGGCCGGTCACCGCGCGGTTCGACAAGGACCCGCACCTGATGATCTTCGGTGACCCGCAAACCGGTAAGTCGACGGCGATCCGCACCATCCTTCGGCAGATCATCCGCCGCCCGGCCAGCGAGGTCGGCATCATTCTGGTCGATTACCGCCGCACCCACCTCGAAGAGGTGCCCAAGGAATACCTGCTGTCCTACTGCACCTCCGCGCCGCACCTGGCACAGAACGCCGGGGAGATCGCCAACGGTCTGCGTCAACGGTTGCCGGGACCCGATGTCACCCCCGCGCAGTTGCGGGATCGGTCCTGGTGGAAGGGTTTGGAGGTGTTCGTGGTGGTCGACGACTACGACCTGGTGGCCAGCGGCAACGGCAACCCGCTGCTGCCGCTGGTGGAGTTCATTCCCCAGGGCGCCGACCTCGGGTTCCACATGATCACGGCTCGCCGCACCGGTGGCGCCTCCCGTGCCATGTACGAGAAGGTGATGCAGGCGGTCGTCGAGGGTTCACCGCCGGCACTGCTGTTCTCGGGCGACCGAATGGAGGGCAGGCTGTCCAACGGTGTGGCCTCGCAACGGCTGCCGGTGGGCCGGGCGTTGTTGACGCAGCGCGGTGGTTCGCCGGAGCTGGTGCAGATCGCGCTGTCGTAATCGGTACCGGCGTCCGGGATTTCCCAAGTAACTCTGATGTGTGATCCAGACATTCCACACCCGGGCGCGGCATGATGAGCGCTGTGGCTTCTTCTTCTGGCACGCCCGGCGGCCTGACCGCGACCCGGCACTCCGACGGCAGTCCCGCTCGCCTGTTGGTCGCCGAGGATGAGGAACTGCTCGCCGACATGCTGCTGGACGTGTTGGCGTTCGCCGGATACGACGTCGAGGTCGCTCACACCGGGATCGAGGCTCTCGACGGGGTGGAGAAACACCGGCCCGACGTGCTGCTGTTGGACGTCAACCTTCCCGACCTGACCGGTTTCGCCGTCGCCGAGCGGCTGCGCGGGAGATCCGACTCCACCCCGATCATCTTCCTGACCGCCCGCGACACCCCCGCCGACCTTCGGGACGGGTTCCTCGCCGGCGGCGACGACTATCTGACCAAACCGTTCCGGGTGGAGGAACTGCGACTGCGGATCGAGGCGGTGCTGCGGCGAACCCTGACCGATCGGCATCAGGCCGACACCACGGTGCGCATCGGTGACCTGGTCATCGACGTCACCGCCCATCAGGTCTGGTCGGCGGGCACCGAGGTGCCGTTGTCGCGCACCGAGTTCCGGCTGCTGGCGCATCTGGCGACCCACCGGGATCGTGTGTGGAGCCGGGCCGACCTGCTGCGCGAGGTCTGGGGGTTCAACATCGACTCCGACACCTCTCTCGTGGAGACCTATATCTCCTATCTGCGACGCAAACTCAACACTGATCTCATTCAGACGGTTCGCGGCGTCGGTTACGTGATCCGGACTCCCGCGTCGTCATGACCATCAAGGTTCGGTTGATCGCGTCCACGGCGGCCCTGCTGTGTGTGGCGACCATCGTGATCGGGATCGTCGCGATCGGTGCGGTCACCCGCAACATGACCGACCGGATCGATGGACAGTTGAAGGAGTATCTGCGCCAACCGACTGTCCAAAGTGTTGAGATCTTCACGGATGGTCGCGGTTCGCGGGTGGAGATCACCTCGCCCTATCAAACGATGGCGACGGTGCTGGTCGACTCCGACGGCCGCGTGGTGTCGCTGCAACGCGCCGGGTACTCCACCGACCAGTTGGCGCCGCCGTCGGTCCCCGATCCCGTTCCGCCGCCGGGTACCTTTCAGACGGTTCCAGCGACCGACGGCTCGGTCGACTACCGGATCGTGACCGCACAGGTGCGTATTCACATCAACGACGGCCGAGCGAGCAAGGTGTTCACCCTCATCGTGGGCTATCCGTTGACCGAGGTCGCGGCGGTTCGCGGCAATCTCATCGGCACCATGGTCGTGACGGTCGTGCTGGTGTCGATCGCCAGTGGCGTGGCCGGCTGGTGGATCACCCGTCGTGGTCTGCAACCGGTGGAGGACATGATCGACACCGCCGCCGCGATCGCCGACGGCGACCTGGATCGGCGGGCCGAGGCCCCCGGGCACACCGAGATGGGTCGGCTGTCGCGGTCGCTGAACCGGATGGTGGGCAAGCTGGTCGACACGATCAACGACCGGGAGGCCGGGCAGGCGAGGCTGCGACGGTTCGTCGCCGACGCCTCTCACGAGCTGCGTACCCCGTTGGCGACGGTGGGCGGCTACACCGAGTTGTACGCCTCCGGGGGAGCTCCACCCGGCCCGAAACTCGACCGCGCGATGAGCCGCATCCACGCCGAGAATCAGCGGATGGCCCGACTGGTCAACGACCTGTTGCTGTTGGCGCGTCTGGACGAGGACACCCCGGACGTGTGGGAGCCGTGCGATCTCACCCGGCTGGCGCGCGACTGCGTCGACGACGCCACGGCGACCTCACCCGGCAATCCGATCGAGTTGGTGGCGGAGGAGTCGGTGATGGTCCGCGGTGATGAGGCCAGGTTGCGGCAGGTGATCGCGAATCTGATCAACAACACCCGGCAGCACACGCCGCCGGGTACCGAGGTGCGGGTGTCGGTATCCACCGAGGACGGTGATGCGGTGGTGACGGTCACCGACGCCGGTCCGGGTATTCCGGTGGAGCATCGCGAGAGGGTGTTCGACCGGCTGTACCGGGTGGACCCGTCCCGGTCCCGCAGC
Proteins encoded:
- the eccCa gene encoding type VII secretion protein EccCa; this translates as MSTTLIRRPAKPAAAPISDEPITLASPPVQPEPANPAMGMTMIAMPMMAGSSGLIMALSNIERPLFAMIGLMMLVGAVSLGAIMFISMRLGPKRKLREQRERYLDYLDDMRSLIREAVKAQHTAAEQRHPHAPLLSAVAAGSQRRWERRSGDPDLLTIRCGLARLPLSRTLTLKLDENNPLTSYDPVCQSGAEELVQRYVRIGGQPLTVPLARCSRVSIVGEFADARHLLRGMLAQLVTLVSPDDCGVAVVRHPRLTHEWHWTTFLPHALSDRNGNTGLPDPLICDNTDRLTEYLAADLATRQADWRRRRGGPPGPGTKHLVVVIDGEHQVSLPHLIDGKIPPTELGIHIVTLVDRPESEPESVDVRLTIAGDGTVTLTRPNRAVAAGADPGDITGQADGMSLPTIAGIARALSPYRLAETDSGEALHSVHGLAEIIGVSDPATFDPYRTWNRSDNQVLRVPFAVSADGDPVELDLKESALGGMGPHGLIIGATGSGKSEALRTLVAALATRHAPEQLALLTVDFKGGATFAHCDALPHNAGSITNLADDLGLVDRFREALFGEMVRRQQFLKDVGNLPNLHTYQRLRQQRPELPPMPHLLVIIDEFSELLTAKPDFSELFLAVGRIGRSIGVHLLLATQRLEAGHLRGLESHLSYRIGLRTFSEAESREAIGVPDAYRLPPEPGSGYLKVDTSVFTRFKAAMVSDVYIPPAKATDDRLPVLDWPPPSVSIEDIEALLKRAGEPESDGTGEKTVLEVLVDRIAAVGAEPVRPVWLPPLPAELPLDAVPGGMDEGEGVSAILGLRDDPREQLQEPLEWDMTGSQGNLLIYGAPATGKSTLVRTLVSSLALRYPPGQISCVCIDYGGGALAGLSALPHVAAVANRSNPELVRRVLADIKRQLDQREALMTRLGLDSAARLRRARAEGKVPGDVPADVVLVIDGWAAMRENDLELDEQLREIAGRGPALGVHTVLTAVNQQQVRSRLSVAFGGVIELRLTDPFDSTIDRKLSDAMPKETPGRVLCIDERYGHIALPRIDGRLGTDDLTTAGTHLTEVVAKRWPISPVARVETLPSLAPLSDMLSEWPGGDVADTHAMRPILGLTERDLGPVTARFDKDPHLMIFGDPQTGKSTAIRTILRQIIRRPASEVGIILVDYRRTHLEEVPKEYLLSYCTSAPHLAQNAGEIANGLRQRLPGPDVTPAQLRDRSWWKGLEVFVVVDDYDLVASGNGNPLLPLVEFIPQGADLGFHMITARRTGGASRAMYEKVMQAVVEGSPPALLFSGDRMEGRLSNGVASQRLPVGRALLTQRGGSPELVQIALS
- a CDS encoding sensor histidine kinase, with protein sequence MTIKVRLIASTAALLCVATIVIGIVAIGAVTRNMTDRIDGQLKEYLRQPTVQSVEIFTDGRGSRVEITSPYQTMATVLVDSDGRVVSLQRAGYSTDQLAPPSVPDPVPPPGTFQTVPATDGSVDYRIVTAQVRIHINDGRASKVFTLIVGYPLTEVAAVRGNLIGTMVVTVVLVSIASGVAGWWITRRGLQPVEDMIDTAAAIADGDLDRRAEAPGHTEMGRLSRSLNRMVGKLVDTINDREAGQARLRRFVADASHELRTPLATVGGYTELYASGGAPPGPKLDRAMSRIHAENQRMARLVNDLLLLARLDEDTPDVWEPCDLTRLARDCVDDATATSPGNPIELVAEESVMVRGDEARLRQVIANLINNTRQHTPPGTEVRVSVSTEDGDAVVTVTDAGPGIPVEHRERVFDRLYRVDPSRSRSTGGSGLGLAIVESIVTTHRGTVTVADARPGSVPPGTMVTVRLPAY
- a CDS encoding response regulator transcription factor — encoded protein: MSAVASSSGTPGGLTATRHSDGSPARLLVAEDEELLADMLLDVLAFAGYDVEVAHTGIEALDGVEKHRPDVLLLDVNLPDLTGFAVAERLRGRSDSTPIIFLTARDTPADLRDGFLAGGDDYLTKPFRVEELRLRIEAVLRRTLTDRHQADTTVRIGDLVIDVTAHQVWSAGTEVPLSRTEFRLLAHLATHRDRVWSRADLLREVWGFNIDSDTSLVETYISYLRRKLNTDLIQTVRGVGYVIRTPASS